The Faecalibacter sp. LW9 genome has a segment encoding these proteins:
- a CDS encoding IS110 family transposase — MNEKINYCGIDVSNETLDLYFKNKEGIEQHLQVSNTLTGFRKLLKEAGNNTHFVMEATGVYHLNLIFFLNEKNVVLVL, encoded by the coding sequence ATGAATGAAAAAATCAACTATTGTGGTATTGATGTATCAAATGAAACGTTAGATCTTTATTTTAAAAATAAGGAAGGAATAGAACAACATTTACAAGTTTCCAATACGTTAACTGGATTTAGAAAACTTCTAAAAGAAGCAGGAAATAATACACATTTCGTAATGGAAGCAACAGGAGTTTATCATTTGAATTTAATATTCTTTTTGAATGAAAAAAATGTTGTTTTAGTGTTGTAA